One Sagittula stellata E-37 genomic window carries:
- a CDS encoding TRAP transporter small permease, producing MQETVLKLSSVVARATRVFLWLAGAGLVGMTALIGWQVWGRFVLNDTPTWTETTSILLMGWFIFLGAAVGVREGNHLSFDVLLYVLPESVQKLFHTISDLVVIAFGGGMVWYGWQLAETTWATTIPNLGITGATSFISLIVGGILMILLSLERLLRRSVGLATSRFGEDAIEE from the coding sequence ATGCAAGAGACTGTGCTGAAACTGTCGTCGGTTGTCGCCCGTGCGACGAGGGTCTTCCTGTGGCTGGCGGGCGCTGGATTGGTTGGCATGACGGCGCTCATCGGCTGGCAGGTCTGGGGCCGTTTCGTGCTGAACGACACACCCACCTGGACCGAGACGACATCCATACTCCTGATGGGCTGGTTCATCTTCCTCGGCGCCGCGGTGGGGGTGCGCGAAGGCAATCACCTGTCGTTCGACGTGCTGCTCTACGTGCTGCCGGAGAGCGTGCAGAAGCTGTTCCACACGATTTCGGACCTCGTGGTCATCGCTTTCGGCGGCGGTATGGTCTGGTACGGCTGGCAACTGGCCGAGACGACCTGGGCCACGACGATACCGAACCTCGGGATCACCGGCGCAACGTCGTTCATCAGCCTGATCGTCGGCGGCATCCTGATGATCCTCTTGTCGCTTGAGCGGCTGCTGAGGCGGTCGGTCGGTCTGGCCACATCGCGGTTCGGTGAAGACGCGATCGAGGAATGA